From Nitrospirota bacterium, the proteins below share one genomic window:
- a CDS encoding pseudouridine synthase, with product MHMPTIRTIAFNKPYGVLPCFTDPDGRPTLADYIDLPGVYAAGRLDLDSEGLLLLTSDGTLAHHITDPQHKLPKLYLAQVERIPTEEELEQLRKGVLLSGKRTRPAEVRLLADAPQLPDRPVPIRFRKNVPTAWVEITLREGLNRQVRRMTAAVGHPTLRLVRIAIGPVKLADLAPCQWRELTADEMAKIRKFGSASV from the coding sequence ATGCACATGCCGACCATTCGCACAATTGCCTTCAATAAGCCCTACGGGGTACTGCCCTGCTTTACCGATCCCGATGGACGGCCGACATTGGCTGACTACATCGATCTGCCGGGCGTCTATGCCGCGGGACGTCTCGATCTGGATAGTGAAGGGTTGTTGCTTCTGACGTCGGATGGGACGTTGGCGCACCACATCACAGATCCGCAGCACAAGTTGCCGAAACTGTATCTTGCACAGGTCGAGCGCATTCCGACCGAGGAGGAGCTGGAGCAATTGCGAAAGGGAGTGCTGCTAAGCGGCAAAAGGACCAGGCCTGCTGAAGTCCGTCTCTTGGCTGATGCCCCCCAATTGCCCGATCGCCCTGTGCCAATCCGTTTCCGTAAAAATGTGCCGACTGCCTGGGTGGAGATCACGTTACGCGAGGGGCTGAATCGGCAGGTCCGGCGCATGACCGCCGCCGTGGGGCACCCGACATTACGACTGGTGCGAATCGCAATCGGCCCCGTCAAGTTGGCGGATCTTGCTCCTTGCCAGTGGCGGGAATTGACAGCTGACGAAATGGCGAAGATCAGAAAATTCGGTAGTGCATCAGTTTGA
- a CDS encoding helix-turn-helix domain-containing protein produces MIESNRIFPPSKYIKDALKERGWTQADLAFVLGRSPSEISFLLIGRKRMSPELAQELAVVLGNTADHWLGLDNAYSLSQTSYVDEAVIRRSRIFSFPIKEMRKRKWITETTKLDEMEDEFKRFFGVDSLAEDLSVTASYRRTIKESSLNNAEKAWIARAKQLAKVCPAEQFDDSNLANLAIGLRRLAAKSQAVHRVPALLSKYGIRFVVVEPLPRVQIDGAAFWLDDRSPVIAMSIRFDNIGSFWFTLMHEFFHIKEKDAFSFDDLQSSPVDDAEIRASRKAADILVPEEKLETFIRTHSPRYSEARINYLATQLEIHPGIIVGQLQHRKEIGYSMHRPLMTKVRELTTAVAFTDGWGHPVPQV; encoded by the coding sequence GTGATTGAAAGCAATAGAATATTCCCCCCGAGTAAATACATCAAGGATGCGCTCAAGGAGCGTGGATGGACGCAGGCAGATTTGGCTTTTGTGCTTGGTCGCTCACCTAGTGAGATTAGTTTCCTGCTGATTGGCAGGAAAAGAATGTCTCCTGAACTCGCGCAAGAACTTGCGGTTGTGTTGGGCAATACGGCAGACCATTGGTTAGGACTCGATAATGCCTATAGTCTTTCACAGACTTCCTATGTTGATGAAGCTGTAATCCGACGCTCCAGAATATTTAGCTTTCCCATTAAGGAAATGCGAAAGCGTAAGTGGATTACCGAAACAACCAAACTCGATGAAATGGAAGATGAATTTAAGCGTTTTTTTGGAGTTGATAGTCTAGCGGAAGATCTTTCTGTAACAGCATCATATAGACGCACCATAAAAGAATCCTCCCTGAACAATGCTGAAAAAGCATGGATTGCGAGGGCCAAACAACTCGCGAAGGTATGTCCAGCCGAACAATTCGATGATAGCAATTTGGCCAATCTGGCAATTGGCCTGAGGCGCTTGGCCGCAAAATCACAAGCCGTACATCGCGTACCGGCACTTCTATCAAAATATGGCATTCGATTCGTTGTTGTCGAACCTTTACCTCGCGTCCAAATTGATGGTGCTGCGTTCTGGTTAGATGACAGATCGCCCGTGATCGCAATGTCTATTCGCTTCGATAACATTGGCTCTTTTTGGTTTACGCTAATGCACGAGTTCTTTCACATTAAAGAAAAGGACGCCTTTTCTTTTGACGACTTGCAATCTTCTCCGGTCGATGATGCTGAAATCCGTGCCAGTAGGAAAGCCGCTGACATTCTTGTCCCCGAGGAAAAACTTGAAACATTCATCAGGACGCATTCGCCACGGTATTCTGAAGCACGGATTAATTATCTAGCGACACAGCTAGAGATTCATCCGGGCATTATTGTTGGCCAACTGCAACATCGAAAAGAAATTGGCTACAGCATGCATCGTCCATTGATGACCAAAGTTCGTGAATTAACAACGGCAGTTGCATTTACAGATGGTTGGGGACATCCAGTACCGCAGGTCTGA
- a CDS encoding IS1 family transposase, translating to MNKLTHDKRVQILNLLVEGNSMRATARIADVAFNTVAKLFIETAKVCAEYQDKAFRNLTCKRLQLDEIWSFVYAKAKNVPDGKLGRAGDVWTWVAIDADTKLVPSWRIGSRDGATACEFVADLAGRLANRVQITSDGHRPYLEAVEKAFGSEVDFAQLIKIYGEAVEGQKRYSPSECIGAKKARVIGSPDLCCVSTSFVERQNLTMRMSIRRFTRLTNAFSKKIENHAHSVALHYMHYNFVRLHKTLRVSPAMAAGVTDRLWTIGDIVHLVEQAEAKSN from the coding sequence ATGAACAAATTAACCCATGACAAGCGCGTTCAGATCCTCAATCTGCTGGTTGAAGGCAATAGCATGAGGGCCACGGCGCGCATTGCTGACGTGGCATTCAATACTGTTGCAAAGTTATTTATCGAAACTGCCAAAGTCTGCGCCGAATATCAGGACAAGGCATTCCGCAACCTGACCTGCAAGCGTCTCCAGCTTGATGAGATCTGGTCGTTTGTATATGCCAAGGCCAAGAACGTACCCGATGGAAAACTAGGGCGGGCTGGGGACGTGTGGACATGGGTAGCCATTGATGCGGATACGAAGCTGGTCCCGTCTTGGCGCATTGGAAGCCGTGACGGTGCCACGGCCTGTGAGTTCGTGGCTGACCTTGCAGGCCGGTTAGCGAATCGAGTGCAGATCACTTCGGATGGCCATAGGCCCTATCTTGAAGCGGTCGAAAAAGCCTTTGGCAGTGAGGTTGATTTCGCGCAACTGATTAAGATTTACGGAGAAGCAGTGGAAGGCCAGAAGCGTTATAGCCCCTCTGAGTGTATCGGTGCGAAGAAGGCTAGGGTTATCGGAAGCCCAGATCTCTGCTGCGTCAGTACATCTTTCGTTGAACGCCAGAATTTGACCATGCGGATGAGCATCCGTCGATTCACTCGGTTAACCAACGCCTTTTCAAAGAAGATTGAGAACCATGCCCACTCCGTGGCCTTACACTACATGCATTATAACTTTGTTCGTCTACACAAGACTCTCAGGGTTTCGCCAGCCATGGCCGCTGGGGTGACGGATCGCCTGTGGACCATCGGGGACATTGTTCATTTGGTCGAACAGGCCGAGGCGAAATCAAACTGA
- a CDS encoding gluconate 2-dehydrogenase subunit 3 family protein, translated as MVISRRAWLKGFGAAMVLGLVGTGLAWRQFGTPQLADLTGWNGFSATDVSLLNEIAESIIPTTDTPGAKAGDVGTFMAIAVTECYEPQHQSAFVAGLRALESACLGRYGRGFQEVTTSERTALLSEIDGERKWRELWNRGERGLRIVAKPLLGAMPSPVQTPHYFTMMTDLAMLGYFTSQPGATKALRHNPIPGDYNGSLPYRKGDRAWSM; from the coding sequence ATGGTAATCAGTCGGCGTGCGTGGCTCAAGGGTTTCGGTGCCGCGATGGTGCTCGGACTAGTTGGAACCGGGCTGGCATGGAGGCAATTCGGCACCCCTCAACTCGCTGACCTTACCGGGTGGAACGGTTTTTCGGCCACCGACGTCTCGCTGCTGAACGAGATCGCCGAGTCGATCATTCCAACCACGGACACCCCAGGAGCCAAGGCGGGCGACGTCGGAACCTTCATGGCGATCGCTGTCACAGAGTGCTACGAACCTCAACACCAATCGGCGTTCGTGGCAGGGCTGAGAGCCCTGGAGTCGGCCTGTCTTGGGCGATACGGCCGGGGCTTCCAAGAGGTCACGACCTCCGAGCGCACCGCGCTGTTGTCGGAAATCGACGGCGAGCGGAAGTGGCGCGAACTGTGGAATCGGGGAGAGCGCGGGCTCCGGATCGTAGCGAAGCCCCTGCTTGGCGCCATGCCATCGCCGGTCCAAACACCACATTACTTCACAATGATGACGGACCTTGCGATGCTGGGGTACTTCACCTCTCAACCAGGAGCCACCAAGGCCCTTCGCCATAACCCAATTCCAGGCGACTACAACGGTTCGCTACCGTATCGCAAAGGCGATCGAGCCTGGTCGATGTAA